A single window of Salvia splendens isolate huo1 chromosome 8, SspV2, whole genome shotgun sequence DNA harbors:
- the LOC121745278 gene encoding xyloglucan endotransglucosylase/hydrolase 2-like — protein MDSSIMATKYLYVLVATAFLLVSAASAGNFNQDVSVTFGGPRTRIFNGGQLLTLSLDNITGCGFESKKQYLFARFDVQLKLIPGDSAGTVTTFYLSSLGANHDEIDFEFLGNASGQPYTIHTNVYTQGVGNREQQFRPWYDPTNAFHTYTILWNPQRIIFMVDNMPIRVFNNYAARGVPFPTSQPMRLYASLWNADDWATQGGRVKTDWTKAPFTASYQNYNAVGCVVGPSGNSCNGNLNGQPWQTQGLDANGRNRIRWIQEKYMIYNYCSDVKRFPQGRPRECRLPRF, from the exons ATGGATTCTTCTATTATGGCTACAAAATATCTCTATGTTTTAGTAGCCACCGCATTCCTCCTCGTCTCCGCCGCGTCGGCCGGGAATTTCAACCAAGACGTCAGCGTAACGTTTGGCGGGCCCCGTACTCGGATATTCAACGGCGGCCAGCTTCTCACGCTCTCGCTCGACAACATCACCGGCTGTGGCTTCGAGTCCAAAAAACAATACTTATTCGCTAGGTTCGACGTGCAGCTCAAGCTCATCCCGGGAGACTCGGCTGGCACCGTCACCACGTTCTAC TTGTCGTCCCTTGGCGCGAATCACGACGAGATCGATTTCGAGTTCTTGGGAAACGCGTCAGGGCAGCCGTACACCATCCACACCAATGTTTACACACAAGGGGTGGGCAATAGGGAGCAACAATTCCGCCCTTGGTACGACCCAACTAATGCGTTCCACACATACACTATTCTGTGGAACCCACAACGCATAAT TTTCATGGTAGACAATATGCCAATTAGAGTTTTCAACAACTACGCGGCACGTGGGGTTCCGTTCCCGACAAGCCAGCCGATGAGGTTGTACGCCAGCCTTTGGAACGCGGACGACTGGGCGACACAGGGCGGCAGGGTGAAGACGGATTGGACCAAGGCGCCCTTCACGGCCTCGTACCAGAACTACAACGCGGTCGGGTGTGTGGTCGGCCCGTCTGGCAATTCGTGCAATGGGAACTTGAACGGGCAGCCATGGCAGACGCAGGGGCTTGATGCGAATGGGAGGAACCGAATTCGATGGATCCAAGAGAAGTATATGATCTATAACTATTGCTCCGATGTTAAAAGGTTTCCTCAAGGGCGTCCCAGGGAATGCAGGTTGCCGAGGTTTTAG
- the LOC121745368 gene encoding phosphatidylglycerophosphate phosphatase 1, chloroplastic/mitochondrial-like: MQSTSIPSSWHTCCCYSPVPNNLSHPRIPTSITINSRPRNSQFTNHNLVALTSTHSCCKEQESKHKFNNRENSEFPHGFHSSIEDQEPNFEEERGFEADTSSGISSSMGWADFKAALGQRINFEGIACSVGIFSKDKQLSIPHVAVPDIRYIDWVELKKRGFQGVVFDKDNTITVPYSLSLWAPLAPTIEQCKSLFGSNIAVFSNSAGLSEYDPDGRKARALEDAIGIKVIRHKLKKPAGTAEEIESNFGCESSRLIMVGDRPFTDIVYGNRNGFFTILSEPLSHEKEPLIVKQVRLLEVALIKRWSNKGIMPVSHKLFPDPAKCVKDVLI; encoded by the exons atgcaatCCACTTCAATCCCCTCTTCATGGCACACTTGCTGCTGCTACTCTCCCGTTCCCAATAACCTCTCCCACCCTCGGATTCCCACCAGCATCACCATCAACTCCAGGCCTCGGAATTCCCAATTCACGAATCACAACCTCGTCGCACTCACCTCCACGCATAGTTGCTGCAAGGAGCAAGAGAGCAAGCACAAGTTTAACAATCGAGAAAACAGCGAGTTCCCGCACGGATTCCACTCTTCCATCGAAGATCAGGAACCTAATTTCGAGGAGGAGCGGGGATTTGAGGCGGATACTTCTTCAGGCATTTCGTCGAGCATGGGGTGGGCTGATTTCAAAGCCGCGTTAGGGCAGCGGATTAATTTCGAAGGCATCGCTTGCTCCGTTGGGATTTTCTCGAAAGACAAGCAGTTGTCGATTCCACATGTCGCCGTGCCGGATATCCGGTACATTGATTGGGTTGAGCTCAAAAAGAGGGGTTTCCAAGGTGTGGTTTTTGATAAGGATAACACTATCACTGTTCCTTACTCTTTGAGCTTGTGGGCGCCTCTTGCGCCTACGATTGAGCAGTGTAAATCCTTGTTCGGATCGAATATCGCTGTGTTCAGCAACTCTGCGG GGTTGTCTGAGTATGACCCTGATGGTAGAAAGGCAAGAGCTCTCGAGGATGCAATCGGCATCAAAGTCATAAGGCACA AGCTGAAGAAGCCTGCAGGAACAGCTGAAGAAATCGAAAGTAACTTTGGTTGTGAATCTTCGAGACTTATTATG GTTGGTGATCGGCCTTTCACGGATATTGTTTATGGTAACAGAAATGGTTTTTTCACAATACTAAGTGAACCGCTTAGTCATGAAAAGGAGCCTTTGATTGTGAAGCAG GTGAGGCTGCTTGAAGTGGCCCTTATTAAACGGTGGTCCAATAAGGGTATAATGCCCGTCAGTCACAAGCTATTTCCGGACCCAGCAAAGTGTGTTAAGGATGTACTCATCTGA
- the LOC121745277 gene encoding acetylornithine aminotransferase, chloroplastic/mitochondrial-like — translation MSWSLHLPLNNAAPHRSLTSRPANYFAACLNVDTRAPDSDQAKPLKGKRSSEIISDEKKFIVGTYARAPVVLESGKGCKLCDVEGREYLDLTSGIAVNALGHGDSDWLRALSQQAEALAHVSNVYYSVPQVELAKRLVTSSFADRVFFCNSGTEANEAAIKFSRKFQRHTNPDKTDPPMEFIAFSNSFHGRTMGALALTSKEHYRTPFQPVMPGVTFLEYGDTQAAVEKIQSGKVAAVFVEPIQGEGGIYSSTKEFLQSLRTACDKTGCLLVFDEVQCGLGRTGYLWAHEAYNVYPDIMTLAKPLAGGLPIGAALVTERVAAAIEYGDHGSTFAGNPLVCSAAITVLDKISDPSFLGSVTEKGQYFKDLLVSSIGGNSHVKEVRGFGLIIGIDLDVSASPLVEACQQSGLLVLTAGKGNVVRIVPPLIISMEEVDKAVGILKKCFHVLDEATST, via the exons ATGAGCTGGTCGCTGCATCTCCCCCTCAACAACGCCGCCCCCCACCGCTCGCTAACCTCCAGACCCGCCAATTACTTCGCCGCCTGCCTCAATGTGGACACGCGCGCACCCGATTCCGACCAGGCTAAGCCGCTCAAGGGCAAGCGGAGCTCGGAAATAATTTCCGACGAGAAGAAATTCATCGTGGGGACTTACGCTAGGGCGCCGGTGGTGCTGGAGAGTGGCAAGGGCTGTAAATTGTGCGATGTGGAAGGGCGGGAGTATCTGGACCTCACCTCAGGGATCGCCGTCAATGCCCTGGGCCATGGGGATTCTGATTGGCTTCGCGCCCTCTCGCAGCAAGCTGAGGCGCTTGCGCATGTCAGCAACGTTTACTACTCTGTTCCACAg GTAGAGCTTGCAAAGCGGCTGGTTACCAGCTCTTTTGCTGATCGTGTATTTTTCTGCAACTCCGGAACTGAGGCAAATGAAGCAGCAATTAAGTTTTCAAGAAAGTTCCAACGACATACAAATCCAGATAAAACTGACCCTCCCATGGAGTTCATCGCCTTCTCAAACTCCTTCCACGGTAGAACAATGGGTGCTCTCGCGTTAACGAGCAAAGAGCACTACAGGACACCATTCCAACCTGTTATGCCTGGGGTCACTTTCTTAGAATACGGTGATACTCAAGCAGCAGTGGAGAAGATTCAGAGCGGAAAGGTTGCCGCAGTGTTTGTGGAGCCAATCCAAGGCGAAGGTGGTATATACAGCTCCACCAAGGAATTCTTGCAATCCTTGCGAACTGCCTGTGACAAAACCGGGTGCCTTCTTGTATTCGACGAG GTACAATGTGGCTTGGGTCGAACGGGCTATCTCTGGGCTCACGAAGCTTACAATGTATACCCTGATATAATGACTCTTGCCAAGCCTCTAGCTGGAGGTCTACCCATCGGTGCTGCCCTGGTGACCGAACGGGTTGCTGCAGCCATCGAGTATGGAGACCATGGCAGCACATTTGCAGGCAACCCTCTCGTCTGCAGTGCTGCGATCACCGTTCTTGACAAAATTTCGGATCCGAGCTTCTTGGGCAGTGTTACTGAGAAAGGTCAGTATTTCAAAGATTTACTAGTCTCAAGCATAGGAGGGAACTCCCATGTGAAAGAGGTTCGAGGCTTTGGGCTGATCATCGGCATAGACCTGGATGTGTCCGCGTCCCCCTTGGTCGAAGCGTGCCAGCAGTCTGGTCTGCTCGTTTTAACTGCGGGGAAGGGAAACGTGGTTAGGATCGTGCCGCCGTTGATCATATCCATGGAGGAAGTGGATAAAGCTGTTGGGATCTTGAAGAAATGCTTTCATGTTCTTGATGAGGCTACCAGCACTTAG